A genome region from Chitinophaga varians includes the following:
- a CDS encoding polyketide synthase dehydratase domain-containing protein, which translates to MSNNGLTGKQEFTSIYTGSEFFLNEHRLYNDKVLPGAAYLELARVAGELSTGAGVTGLRDVTWQRLLKVEDQATPVHVRVETS; encoded by the coding sequence ATGTCTAATAACGGCCTGACAGGCAAACAGGAATTTACGAGCATATATACGGGATCGGAGTTTTTTCTGAACGAACATCGTTTATATAATGATAAAGTACTGCCAGGTGCCGCTTATCTGGAGCTGGCCAGAGTAGCGGGAGAGCTGTCAACAGGGGCGGGCGTGACCGGTTTACGGGACGTAACCTGGCAACGGTTGCTGAAAGTAGAAGATCAGGCCACCCCGGTGCATGTGCGGGTAGAGACATCAG